From Kangiella sp. TOML190, one genomic window encodes:
- a CDS encoding CvpA family protein, with product MVWVDWAILAIIGLSALISLMRGFVREALSLAGWIAAFLLAKTFYEPVAQMLVEHIETNSLRLGVAWVSIFIITLFIAGVINYMIGKMIDKAGLSGTDRFLGMGFGALRGVLIVALIILGLRQFTPVPKDDWWGESKLIPHMEVVAEWFYDKLGDVVDIPELEKNQSNKSPEDQPMPLDPIQAKAQKALLEQGLEQLQDSTVEQDDSDQ from the coding sequence ATGGTTTGGGTTGATTGGGCCATTTTGGCCATTATTGGGCTCTCTGCCTTAATCAGTTTGATGCGCGGCTTTGTGCGTGAAGCCTTATCTCTTGCTGGCTGGATTGCAGCTTTTCTTTTAGCCAAAACTTTTTACGAACCCGTTGCACAAATGTTGGTTGAGCATATTGAAACCAACAGCTTGCGGCTTGGCGTGGCCTGGGTCAGTATCTTCATCATTACCCTATTTATTGCTGGTGTGATTAATTACATGATTGGGAAAATGATCGATAAAGCAGGCTTAAGCGGCACCGATCGTTTTTTGGGTATGGGTTTTGGGGCATTGCGAGGAGTTTTGATCGTTGCTTTGATCATCTTAGGCTTAAGACAGTTTACTCCTGTACCGAAAGATGATTGGTGGGGCGAATCAAAGCTAATTCCGCACATGGAAGTGGTTGCAGAATGGTTTTACGATAAGTTAGGAGATGTGGTTGATATCCCAGAGTTGGAGAAAAACCAATCTAACAAGTCGCCTGAAGATCAACCGATGCCTTTAGATCCCATTCAAGCTAAAGCGCAAAAGGCTTTATTAGAGCAGGGGTTAGAGCAGCTTCAAGATTCAACAGTAGAGCAAGACGATTCAGATCAGTAA